Proteins encoded within one genomic window of Chitinophaga parva:
- the gatA gene encoding Asp-tRNA(Asn)/Glu-tRNA(Gln) amidotransferase subunit GatA produces MPEFSTIHLLHQALHEGRTTCTAVVQSYLDRIAAHARLNAFREVYADEALAQAAELDARIRAGEPVGALAGVVVAIKDVICYAGHHVGAASRILEGFVSPYSATAVERLLAADAIIIGNLNCDEFAMGSTNENSAYGPVRNALDETRVPGGSSGGSAVAVQADLCMLSLGSDTGGSVRQPADFCGIIGLKPTYGRISRYGLIAYASSFDQIGIFGKNIADVAKLLQTVAGPDQFDSTASQLEVPDYQALLDHNKSWKLAYLKDAIRHEGLDPEMKAGFLNCFEEMEQAGHTVKAVDFDILDYVVPAYYVLTTAEASSNLSRFDGVKYGHRTAHANVALTDFYKLSRSEGFGKEVKRRILLGTFVLSAGYFDAYFTKAQQVRRLVMNRINAILEHYDAILLPTVPSTAFKLGEKMEDPIAMYLADIYTVLANLVGAPAISIPLTVHSNGMPYGIQIITRKFDEANLLGLAYTINVMTNKQVTTS; encoded by the coding sequence TTGCCTGAATTCAGCACAATACATCTTTTACATCAAGCCTTGCACGAGGGCCGTACCACCTGTACCGCCGTTGTGCAGTCTTATTTAGACAGGATTGCCGCCCATGCGCGCTTGAATGCCTTCCGGGAAGTATACGCGGATGAGGCGCTGGCGCAGGCAGCGGAGCTGGATGCCCGCATCAGGGCGGGGGAGCCGGTAGGCGCCCTGGCAGGTGTGGTGGTAGCCATTAAGGACGTGATCTGCTACGCAGGCCACCACGTAGGCGCCGCCTCCCGCATCCTGGAAGGCTTTGTGTCCCCTTACTCTGCCACGGCGGTAGAACGCCTGCTGGCTGCCGATGCCATCATTATCGGGAACCTGAACTGCGATGAATTTGCGATGGGCTCCACTAACGAGAACTCCGCCTACGGGCCGGTGCGCAATGCGCTGGATGAAACCCGTGTACCGGGTGGATCTTCCGGTGGCAGCGCTGTAGCAGTGCAGGCAGACCTGTGCATGCTGAGCCTGGGTAGCGATACCGGTGGTTCCGTAAGGCAGCCGGCGGATTTTTGTGGCATCATCGGGCTAAAGCCTACCTATGGCCGCATTTCCCGGTACGGCCTCATCGCTTACGCTTCTTCCTTTGACCAGATAGGCATCTTTGGCAAGAATATTGCGGATGTGGCAAAACTGCTGCAAACGGTTGCAGGACCGGATCAGTTCGATAGCACGGCCTCTCAACTGGAGGTGCCGGACTACCAGGCACTGCTGGATCACAATAAATCCTGGAAATTAGCGTATTTGAAAGATGCGATCCGTCATGAGGGCCTGGACCCTGAAATGAAGGCCGGTTTTTTGAATTGCTTTGAAGAAATGGAACAGGCTGGTCATACCGTGAAAGCGGTTGACTTTGACATACTGGATTACGTGGTACCCGCGTATTATGTGCTGACCACCGCCGAAGCATCTTCCAACCTTTCCCGGTTTGATGGTGTGAAGTACGGTCACCGCACGGCCCACGCCAACGTAGCGCTGACAGACTTTTATAAGCTGAGCCGCTCAGAAGGTTTCGGCAAAGAGGTAAAACGTCGTATCCTGCTTGGCACCTTTGTATTGAGTGCCGGCTATTTTGACGCCTACTTTACGAAAGCCCAGCAGGTGCGCCGCCTGGTGATGAACAGGATCAATGCTATCCTGGAGCACTACGACGCCATCCTGCTGCCCACGGTGCCTTCCACCGCCTTTAAACTGGGGGAAAAAATGGAAGACCCGATCGCCATGTACTTAGCAGATATCTATACAGTACTGGCAAACCTGGTGGGAGCACCCGCCATTTCAATACCCTTAACTGTACATTCCAACGGCATGCCCTACGGAATTCAGATAATCACCCGGAAGTTTGACGAAGCAAACTTGTTAGGTTTGGCGTATACGATCAATGTTATGACCAACAAACAGGTCACTACCAGTTAA
- a CDS encoding phosphoglycerate kinase: MSKFSQHNFKGQKALIRVDFNVPLNDKFEITDDTRMRAAVPTIQKILADGGSVILMSHLGRPKDGPTDKYSLHHLVNHLVKLLNGATVKFAEDCIGPKAETAAANLQPGEVLLLENLRFHKEEEKGDKAFAAQLAKLGDVYVNDAFGTAHRAHASTAVIAEDFPADKRMFGLLMEAEVNSAEKVLNNTERPFTAILGGAKVSDKILIIENLLDRANNLIIGGGMAYTFLKAQGKEIGNSLVENDKLDLALELIAKAKAKGVNLLIPVDSVAADKFAADANTQVVSNDNIPAGWMGLDIAEKSIALFSEVILNSKTILWNGPMGVFEMPAFQGGTKAIAEAVARATAQGAFSLVGGGDSVAAVNQFGLADQVSYVSTGGGALLELFEGKVLPGIAAVQNA, translated from the coding sequence ATGAGCAAATTCAGTCAACACAACTTCAAAGGCCAGAAAGCCTTGATCCGCGTGGATTTCAACGTTCCCCTGAACGATAAGTTTGAGATCACCGATGATACCCGTATGCGTGCAGCCGTGCCCACCATCCAGAAGATCCTGGCAGATGGCGGTTCCGTGATCCTCATGTCTCACCTGGGCCGTCCGAAAGATGGACCTACTGATAAATATTCCCTGCACCACCTGGTAAACCACCTCGTGAAACTGCTGAATGGCGCTACCGTAAAGTTTGCGGAAGACTGCATTGGCCCCAAAGCCGAAACAGCCGCCGCCAACCTGCAGCCCGGTGAAGTACTGCTGCTGGAAAACCTGCGCTTCCACAAAGAAGAAGAAAAAGGTGACAAGGCATTTGCCGCACAGCTGGCCAAGCTGGGTGATGTATATGTGAACGATGCCTTTGGTACCGCTCACCGTGCACACGCATCCACTGCCGTGATCGCGGAAGATTTCCCCGCAGACAAACGCATGTTTGGCCTGCTGATGGAAGCGGAAGTGAACAGCGCGGAGAAAGTACTGAACAATACGGAACGCCCTTTCACCGCCATCCTGGGCGGCGCCAAAGTGAGCGACAAGATCCTCATCATCGAGAACCTGCTGGACCGTGCCAATAACCTGATCATCGGTGGTGGTATGGCTTACACCTTCCTCAAAGCACAAGGAAAGGAAATAGGTAACTCCCTGGTGGAAAACGATAAGCTGGACCTGGCCCTGGAACTCATTGCCAAGGCAAAGGCCAAAGGCGTGAACCTGCTGATCCCTGTGGATTCTGTAGCCGCTGATAAATTTGCAGCGGATGCCAACACCCAGGTAGTGTCTAACGACAATATCCCCGCCGGCTGGATGGGCCTGGACATTGCAGAGAAATCCATCGCCCTGTTCAGCGAAGTGATCCTGAACTCCAAGACCATCCTCTGGAATGGCCCGATGGGTGTATTTGAAATGCCCGCTTTCCAGGGCGGTACCAAAGCCATTGCAGAAGCCGTGGCCCGCGCTACCGCCCAAGGCGCCTTCTCCCTTGTAGGTGGTGGCGACAGCGTTGCAGCGGTGAACCAGTTTGGCCTGGCAGACCAGGTGAGCTACGTGAGCACCGGTGGCGGCGCCCTGCTGGAACTGTTTGAAGGCAAGGTACTTCCCGGCATTGCTGCCGTGCAGAACGCATAA
- a CDS encoding lytic transglycosylase domain-containing protein → MRKLLLLLLVPSLVTGVAKAAKVAGDVMPAFTSVAAVDTAITARKIVLPKDSVVRPSAASALMVRREAESLPSSIRSPKVYEQINNNLVSGYINDFASHYSQHLQIMIEKGQPYFAMVEKVFRENGVPEEMKYLAVIESSFNTNARSKVGAVGAWQFMSGTARLFGLTVAKKKDERKDFYKSTVAAAKFLNELHDQFNDWLLVVAAYNCGAGGVQRAIKASGRSDFWGMQYFLPAESRNHVYKFIATGYILDRFNTFFGVGNDAVDASDDAIVNAAEAVAGAPLSDEELMNTVVFNVTGKYRLDAIAKGLDVNLGDLERLNPNFSRLLAGPTNSADLRLPKDKMNQFMTQKNDILKESVQMSLDDKAVAVDKSRFPAPVKVPAVDSAAVKKAPAQRTAAHHTSSKKTVAHKSTTASKKRVTTKHK, encoded by the coding sequence ATGAGGAAATTATTATTATTACTGTTGGTGCCATCACTGGTAACAGGCGTGGCTAAAGCAGCAAAAGTAGCAGGCGACGTGATGCCTGCATTTACCTCAGTAGCAGCAGTAGACACTGCAATTACGGCCCGGAAGATTGTCCTGCCGAAGGACAGCGTGGTACGCCCATCCGCAGCCTCCGCACTGATGGTAAGACGGGAAGCTGAGTCCCTGCCCAGCTCTATCCGCAGCCCCAAGGTGTATGAGCAGATCAATAACAACCTGGTATCAGGTTATATCAACGATTTTGCTTCACACTACAGCCAGCATCTCCAGATCATGATCGAAAAGGGTCAGCCCTATTTTGCCATGGTGGAAAAAGTATTCCGGGAGAATGGCGTACCCGAGGAAATGAAATACCTGGCGGTAATTGAATCCAGCTTCAATACCAATGCCCGTTCCAAAGTAGGAGCTGTAGGCGCCTGGCAGTTCATGTCCGGTACCGCCCGCCTTTTTGGTCTGACAGTGGCCAAGAAGAAAGATGAACGTAAAGACTTTTATAAAAGCACCGTGGCTGCCGCCAAGTTCCTCAATGAACTGCACGACCAGTTTAACGACTGGCTGCTGGTGGTAGCGGCTTACAACTGCGGCGCCGGCGGCGTACAACGCGCCATCAAGGCCAGCGGCCGTAGTGATTTCTGGGGCATGCAGTATTTCCTGCCCGCAGAATCCCGCAACCACGTGTACAAATTCATCGCCACCGGTTATATCCTGGACCGTTTCAACACCTTCTTTGGTGTGGGTAACGATGCCGTGGATGCCTCTGATGATGCTATCGTCAACGCTGCAGAAGCCGTAGCCGGCGCGCCCCTCAGCGATGAAGAGCTGATGAACACCGTAGTGTTTAACGTAACCGGCAAATACCGCCTGGACGCCATCGCCAAAGGCCTGGACGTAAACCTGGGCGACCTGGAACGCCTGAACCCGAACTTCTCCCGTTTACTGGCTGGTCCTACTAATTCTGCAGACCTGCGTTTGCCGAAGGACAAGATGAACCAGTTCATGACGCAGAAGAATGACATCCTGAAAGAATCTGTACAGATGTCGCTCGATGATAAAGCGGTAGCAGTAGATAAGTCACGTTTCCCGGCCCCGGTGAAGGTACCGGCAGTGGATAGCGCGGCGGTAAAGAAAGCACCGGCCCAGCGCACTGCTGCCCACCACACCAGCAGCAAAAAAACGGTAGCGCATAAGAGCACTACTGCCAGCAAGAAGAGAGTTACTACTAAGCATAAATAA
- the gap gene encoding type I glyceraldehyde-3-phosphate dehydrogenase, producing MATSLKIGINGFGRIGRLVYRQIYNMPGIEVVAINDLTSPAVLAHLLKYDTAQGRFGVDVTNTDNAIIVNNEEVKIYAQKDPSQIPWGQHGVDVVIESTGFFADAEKAKAHLTAGAKRVVISAPATGDLKTVVFNVNHDILDGSETVISCASCTTNCLAPMAKVLDDKFGIKQGLMTTIHAYTNDQNTLDAPHPKGDLRRARAAAANIVPNSTGAAKAIGLVLPSLKGKLDGNAQRVPVVTGSLTELTTLLNTKVTTEEINAAMKAASNESFGYTTDEIVSSDVIGTHFGSLFDATQTKVMTVGDQQLVKTVSWYDNEMSYVSQLVRTVKYFAGLISK from the coding sequence ATGGCAACTTCTCTTAAAATCGGTATTAATGGTTTTGGCCGCATTGGTCGTCTCGTTTACCGTCAGATCTACAACATGCCCGGCATTGAAGTAGTAGCAATCAACGATCTTACCAGCCCCGCTGTACTGGCTCACCTCCTGAAATATGACACGGCTCAGGGTCGTTTTGGTGTAGACGTAACAAACACTGATAACGCAATTATCGTTAATAACGAAGAAGTAAAGATATACGCACAGAAGGATCCCTCCCAGATTCCTTGGGGTCAGCACGGTGTTGACGTAGTGATCGAATCTACCGGTTTCTTCGCTGACGCTGAAAAAGCAAAAGCCCACCTGACTGCCGGTGCTAAACGCGTAGTGATCTCTGCTCCTGCCACTGGCGATCTGAAAACTGTTGTGTTCAACGTGAACCACGACATCCTGGATGGTAGCGAAACCGTTATCTCCTGCGCTTCCTGCACTACCAACTGCCTGGCTCCGATGGCAAAAGTACTGGACGACAAGTTCGGTATCAAACAAGGCCTGATGACCACCATCCACGCTTACACTAACGACCAGAACACCCTGGACGCCCCGCACCCCAAAGGTGACCTGCGCCGTGCACGCGCCGCTGCTGCGAACATTGTTCCCAACAGCACGGGTGCTGCAAAGGCTATCGGCCTGGTGCTGCCCAGCCTGAAAGGTAAACTGGACGGTAACGCACAGCGCGTACCCGTGGTAACCGGCTCTCTCACTGAACTGACCACCCTGCTGAATACCAAGGTGACTACAGAAGAGATCAATGCTGCTATGAAGGCCGCTTCCAACGAATCTTTCGGTTATACCACCGACGAGATCGTGAGCAGCGACGTGATCGGCACCCACTTCGGTTCCCTGTTCGACGCTACACAGACTAAAGTAATGACCGTAGGTGATCAGCAACTCGTGAAGACTGTATCCTGGTACGATAACGAAATGAGCTATGTTTCCCAGCTCGTACGTACTGTGAAATACTTCGCAGGCCTGATCTCCAAATAA